A DNA window from Candidatus Hydrogenedentota bacterium contains the following coding sequences:
- a CDS encoding adenylate kinase: MVLLGAPGVGKGTQAELISERLHACQLSTGDVFRAASCDGADSLSAALKEAMESMRAGKLVSDDTVIEMVRERSHCLSCRFGFLLDGFPRTVHQAEALGEMLADLDVELDAVLNYTLPIEDVVKRLSGRRTCRSCKTTFHIEGKPPKVEGVCDKCGGELYQRDDDQAESIRTRLQAYAESTAPLAEYYDKKGLLCTISAEGDPETVFGRTTKALQERLGATM; encoded by the coding sequence ATGGTTCTGCTTGGAGCCCCTGGCGTCGGCAAAGGGACCCAAGCCGAACTCATCAGCGAACGGCTGCATGCGTGTCAGTTGTCCACCGGCGACGTCTTCCGCGCCGCCTCGTGCGACGGAGCCGACTCCCTCAGCGCCGCCCTCAAGGAAGCCATGGAGAGCATGCGCGCGGGTAAACTGGTCTCGGACGATACCGTCATCGAGATGGTGCGCGAACGTAGCCACTGCCTATCCTGCCGCTTCGGTTTCCTGCTCGACGGATTTCCGCGCACCGTACACCAAGCCGAGGCGCTTGGAGAGATGCTTGCCGATCTCGATGTAGAGTTGGACGCGGTACTCAACTACACGCTGCCCATTGAGGATGTCGTGAAGCGTCTCAGCGGACGCCGCACGTGCCGTTCCTGCAAGACGACGTTCCATATCGAGGGTAAGCCACCGAAGGTCGAAGGCGTGTGCGACAAGTGCGGCGGCGAACTCTACCAGCGCGACGACGACCAGGCCGAGTCCATCCGCACGCGCCTGCAGGCCTACGCCGAAAGCACCGCTCCGCTCGCCGAGTACTACGACAAGAAGGGACTGCTGTGCACCATCTCCGCCGAAGGCGACCCCGAAACGGTCTTCGGCCGGACTACCAAAGCACTCCAGGAACGCCTCGGCGCAACCATGTAG
- a CDS encoding acyltransferase, producing MESTGPRIRELDGIRGIAAMGVVLHHYSTHLGGDPFRSILAPIYKGGFLFVPLFFVLSGYILAQIYAVEGRYPTFRSAVVSRIARLYPLHILTLVVVGALQKLHVILTGYVFMYPYNDLWHLFLNVLMLNDSGLQTGYSFNGPAWSISTEFIVNVVFLGLALAHPRRYIWVGCGLVLFAAAMDASLGWSGEQPSLRSLQGLLSCFLCFGMGLLARAAQDWLPSLRLNTRISDILFLAICGLCAYLFRIPESRLAFYVLAVVCFPALVLLGLRTRIAGSILRLRTLRFLGDISFSLYLVHFPLELMLLTGTAATGIVIPYDSPFVLAVYSGICMAVSWFTWKRFEMPMRVYVKRVLS from the coding sequence GTGGAATCCACAGGGCCGCGAATACGCGAATTGGATGGGATTCGAGGGATTGCGGCCATGGGCGTTGTGCTGCACCACTACTCCACGCATCTTGGAGGTGATCCGTTTCGTTCGATCCTCGCCCCGATTTATAAGGGCGGATTTCTGTTTGTACCCCTGTTCTTCGTGCTTTCGGGGTACATTCTCGCTCAGATCTACGCGGTCGAAGGGCGCTATCCGACGTTTCGAAGCGCTGTAGTCTCCCGCATTGCGCGTCTCTATCCACTGCATATATTGACATTGGTTGTCGTTGGCGCGCTGCAGAAGCTTCACGTAATCCTGACTGGGTACGTGTTCATGTACCCTTACAATGACCTTTGGCATCTGTTTCTCAATGTTCTAATGCTGAACGATTCAGGGCTTCAGACCGGTTATTCATTTAATGGCCCAGCCTGGTCCATTTCGACGGAATTCATCGTCAATGTGGTCTTTCTGGGTCTCGCTCTTGCGCATCCTCGCCGCTATATCTGGGTCGGTTGCGGACTGGTCCTGTTTGCCGCCGCGATGGACGCTAGTCTCGGGTGGAGCGGAGAACAGCCGAGCCTGCGATCACTCCAGGGTCTACTCTCTTGCTTCTTGTGCTTTGGAATGGGTCTGCTGGCACGAGCCGCCCAGGATTGGCTTCCGTCGCTACGGTTGAACACAAGGATTTCGGACATCTTGTTCCTTGCCATCTGCGGATTGTGCGCATACTTGTTTCGCATACCCGAATCTCGCCTGGCGTTCTACGTACTGGCGGTCGTGTGCTTTCCAGCTCTTGTGCTACTGGGGCTTCGGACGCGGATCGCGGGGAGCATTCTGAGACTACGGACACTGCGCTTTCTCGGGGACATTTCTTTTTCACTCTACCTTGTGCACTTTCCATTGGAACTTATGCTGTTGACAGGCACGGCCGCAACCGGAATCGTGATCCCGTATGACAGTCCTTTTGTGCTCGCCGTCTACAGTGGAATTTGCATGGCCGTTTCGTGGTTTACCTGGAAGCGGTTCGAAATGCCCATGCGTGTCTATGTGAAGAGAGTCCTGAGCTAA
- a CDS encoding methyltransferase domain-containing protein produces the protein MTFRSNTASIRDFGNAINALSIGFIHSQVLFTAHRANVFAQLEEPRTAEEVARVIHADLRGTRILLDALVALKLVEKSNGTYTNGPAASACLVPGKAHYQGNILDHNANYWDASARLIDSVRAGKSAAGTTMRRSGDELRAFILGMRDIGVTSAHEILAALDLSRYRHVLDLGGGPATYSIAFLKAHPQMRATEFDRPEVIEIAREQVAEARVADRFSFLAGDIATDTYGSGYDLILVSNIIHSFSPDGNRAIVRKCFDALESGGTLIIKDFLVDNDRSGPAFSLIFALRMLLMTDEGDTYTFDEVASWTKEAGFADGKVVDLTPQTRLWIVDKP, from the coding sequence ATGACATTCCGTTCCAATACGGCATCCATTCGCGATTTTGGCAATGCGATTAACGCGCTCTCGATAGGCTTCATCCATTCGCAAGTCCTGTTTACGGCGCATCGTGCAAATGTGTTCGCGCAGTTGGAGGAACCGCGCACGGCTGAGGAAGTCGCGCGCGTCATACATGCGGACCTGCGCGGCACGCGCATCCTTCTGGATGCTTTGGTTGCTTTGAAGCTCGTTGAGAAATCGAATGGTACGTACACGAACGGACCGGCGGCATCGGCATGTCTTGTTCCTGGCAAGGCGCATTACCAGGGAAACATTCTGGACCACAACGCGAATTATTGGGACGCATCTGCGCGTTTGATTGATTCGGTGCGCGCCGGCAAGTCCGCGGCCGGAACGACCATGCGGCGTTCCGGAGACGAGTTGAGGGCGTTTATACTGGGTATGCGCGACATCGGGGTCACCAGCGCGCACGAGATTTTGGCAGCGCTTGATTTGTCACGCTACCGCCACGTGCTTGACTTGGGCGGCGGACCCGCGACGTACTCTATTGCCTTTCTGAAAGCGCATCCGCAGATGCGCGCAACGGAGTTTGACCGGCCCGAAGTGATTGAAATCGCGCGCGAACAAGTGGCGGAAGCGCGCGTCGCAGATCGCTTTTCGTTTCTGGCCGGCGATATTGCGACAGACACGTATGGATCTGGATACGATCTGATTCTGGTTTCGAACATTATCCACAGCTTCAGTCCGGATGGTAATCGCGCGATCGTGCGCAAATGCTTCGATGCGCTGGAGAGCGGCGGCACGCTCATCATCAAAGACTTCCTCGTCGATAACGACCGTTCGGGACCGGCATTCAGCCTTATCTTTGCGCTACGCATGCTGCTCATGACGGACGAAGGAGACACGTACACCTTCGACGAAGTAGCGTCGTGGACGAAGGAAGCGGGATTTGCAGACGGCAAGGTAGTCGATCTAACGCCACAGACGCGGTTGTGGATCGTCGATAAGCCGTAA
- the fliR gene encoding flagellar biosynthetic protein FliR produces MVFEVEVFKVFLLVVVRFSGLIMTAPVIGSRNFPTTAKIGLVGLTAMLITPAIGRLDTPIPDDAVGFALYGMGELLIGIVIGFVMTLTFAAIQVAGQILDMMSGFSLINVFNPALETQVPIFGFFLFLLAALYLLVLDAHHLMIRALAASFETIPLGGFQANPALLWEVSSWGRAMFYDGIMIAAPAVGALLLAYLTMGLLSRLIPQVHLFVVGFPVTIAMALLLVAISLTAYLSLLDGMFERMFENVGTAIRGMA; encoded by the coding sequence ATGGTATTCGAGGTTGAGGTTTTCAAAGTCTTCCTCCTGGTCGTGGTGCGCTTCAGCGGGCTCATCATGACAGCGCCGGTTATTGGCTCGCGCAATTTTCCAACCACGGCGAAGATTGGCTTGGTTGGCCTGACGGCAATGTTGATTACTCCGGCAATCGGGCGGTTGGATACGCCGATTCCGGATGATGCCGTGGGGTTTGCGTTGTACGGAATGGGAGAATTGCTGATTGGGATCGTCATTGGGTTCGTCATGACGCTGACGTTCGCGGCGATTCAAGTGGCGGGACAAATTCTGGACATGATGAGCGGATTCTCGTTAATCAACGTGTTCAATCCGGCCCTGGAGACACAGGTACCCATCTTCGGCTTCTTTCTGTTTCTGCTGGCGGCGCTGTACTTGCTCGTGCTGGACGCGCATCACCTGATGATTCGGGCGCTGGCGGCGTCTTTCGAAACGATCCCCCTGGGTGGGTTTCAGGCAAATCCCGCCCTCTTGTGGGAAGTAAGCTCGTGGGGACGAGCCATGTTCTACGACGGAATCATGATTGCGGCGCCCGCAGTGGGAGCGCTGTTGCTGGCATACCTGACGATGGGGCTTCTCAGTCGCCTCATCCCGCAGGTACACCTTTTTGTCGTGGGATTCCCGGTGACAATCGCGATGGCGTTGTTGCTGGTGGCGATATCGTTGACGGCGTACTTGAGTCTGCTGGACGGCATGTTCGAGCGGATGTTCGAGAATGTGGGTACGGCGATACGAGGGATGGCATAA
- a CDS encoding sodium:alanine symporter family protein, whose protein sequence is MATIEAFLGWLSGIVWGPPMLILLFGTHLYLTFRLRFIQRYIFKAIRLSFERTPGEAGDISHFGALTTALAATIGTGNIVGVATAIAVGGPGAVLWMWLTGVFGIATKYAEAVLSVKYRVKTAKGEMAGGPMYALERGLGWKWLGIVFAAFTVIASFGIGNMVQANSVSDLVSETFKVSPWITGLVMTILTAVVILGGIRSIARVCERLVPFMAIGYVIGCIVLLTIHSSTLPDTIALIIKSAFTGHAAVGGFAGAGIIQAMRMGISRGLFSNESGLGSAPIVAAAAQTPNPVRQALVSSTGTFWDTVVVCLMTGLVIVNSGDWQGNLNGAALTKSAFAHVHTLGPAILSFGLLTFVFSTILGWSYYGEKACEYLFGSRAILPYRLAWVAAVMVGSVVKLKVVWDFADVANACMAIPNLVALLLLTSVIVNETKTHLWEENYSVPVEKESA, encoded by the coding sequence ATGGCTACTATCGAGGCATTCTTAGGTTGGCTCAGCGGGATCGTGTGGGGCCCGCCGATGCTAATCCTGCTTTTCGGCACCCATCTTTACCTGACCTTCCGGTTGCGGTTCATCCAACGCTATATCTTTAAGGCGATCAGGCTCTCTTTTGAGCGCACGCCCGGAGAAGCCGGAGACATCAGCCATTTTGGCGCGCTGACAACCGCGTTAGCCGCGACTATTGGCACCGGCAACATCGTCGGCGTTGCGACTGCCATCGCCGTTGGCGGACCCGGCGCCGTCTTGTGGATGTGGCTAACCGGTGTCTTCGGCATCGCCACCAAGTACGCCGAAGCCGTACTCTCGGTGAAATACCGTGTTAAGACCGCTAAGGGTGAGATGGCCGGCGGCCCCATGTATGCCTTGGAACGTGGACTGGGCTGGAAATGGCTTGGAATAGTATTCGCCGCCTTTACCGTCATTGCCTCGTTCGGAATCGGCAACATGGTTCAAGCGAATTCTGTATCGGATCTGGTTTCGGAGACCTTTAAGGTCTCTCCGTGGATCACCGGTTTGGTGATGACAATCCTCACCGCGGTTGTGATTCTCGGCGGAATACGTTCCATCGCGCGCGTGTGCGAGAGACTCGTGCCATTCATGGCCATCGGTTACGTAATCGGCTGCATCGTCCTCCTGACCATTCATTCCTCCACGCTTCCCGACACCATCGCGCTGATCATTAAGAGCGCGTTCACCGGCCATGCCGCCGTGGGTGGATTTGCGGGCGCAGGCATCATACAAGCGATGCGCATGGGCATTTCGCGCGGTCTCTTCTCGAACGAATCCGGCTTGGGTAGCGCACCCATCGTTGCCGCCGCCGCCCAGACACCCAACCCTGTGCGCCAGGCTCTCGTATCGTCAACCGGCACCTTCTGGGACACGGTCGTCGTCTGCCTGATGACTGGTCTCGTCATCGTGAATTCCGGCGACTGGCAGGGCAACCTCAACGGCGCAGCCCTCACCAAGTCAGCGTTTGCCCACGTGCACACATTGGGGCCCGCGATTCTCAGCTTCGGTTTGCTGACCTTCGTTTTCTCGACAATCCTGGGATGGTCGTACTACGGCGAGAAAGCCTGCGAGTATTTGTTCGGATCGCGGGCAATCCTCCCGTATCGGCTGGCCTGGGTCGCCGCAGTCATGGTCGGGTCCGTCGTCAAGCTCAAGGTAGTCTGGGATTTTGCGGACGTTGCCAATGCGTGTATGGCCATTCCCAATCTCGTGGCGCTACTGCTGCTCACGTCCGTCATCGTCAACGAAACCAAGACGCACCTGTGGGAAGAGAATTACTCCGTGCCGGTGGAAAAGGAATCTGCTTAG
- the fliQ gene encoding flagellar biosynthesis protein FliQ, which translates to MTEDTVLELGRNAMYITLLVSAPMLLSGMVVGLIISIFQSVTQIQEITLTFVPKIVVVMAAFVLFMPWMVGMLLGYVEPIFGGFMSIVR; encoded by the coding sequence ATGACTGAAGACACCGTCCTCGAACTTGGCCGCAATGCCATGTACATCACCCTCTTGGTGTCGGCGCCGATGCTGCTTTCCGGGATGGTGGTGGGGCTAATCATCAGCATTTTTCAGTCGGTAACGCAGATACAGGAAATCACTCTCACGTTCGTACCAAAGATCGTGGTGGTGATGGCGGCCTTTGTGCTGTTCATGCCATGGATGGTGGGTATGTTGTTGGGCTATGTGGAGCCGATCTTCGGCGGGTTTATGTCCATAGTGAGATGA
- a CDS encoding acylase: MRKLLIAVTIILVLAAGVYAFAGSSEPSRAELIAKGKTYSVHILRDTWGVPHVFGKTDADTAYGLGYAHCEDDMPTIMEALLTSRGKLASIKGKDSAPIDYMVALMRVWPTVNAKYESDLSPETRAVCEAYADGVNHYAALHPSEVPRGVLPITGKDVVAGFVFKAPFFFGVEKAVKELFGDTRRHEVSEKNPAQAARLYLTDDLPVGSNTFAVSPKRSADGSTFININSHQPWEGPVAWYEAHLHSEEGWNAVGGVFPGTPVVLHGHNENLGWAHTVNKPDLVDIFVLEMNPANPNQYKFDGQWRDLEVAKAPITVKLWGPISWTFKREILWSVYGPTVRQKHGVYAIRYAGMGDIRAVEQWYRMDKARNIAEWKDAMRMQAIPSFNCAYADREGNILYVYNARFPKRAEGYDWRKYLPGTTSDTLWTEYLPWDADPRVENPASGFVQNCNSTPFRTTLDPENPKPEDYSATLGIETHMSNRALRAFELLSADPSITEEEFYAYKYDMAYSKDSEIAKMWEKLKAAKSDDALTNEALDVVRKWDLNTNPENTAAAITLLTISPGSDNETQSGDIDEALALLKGNAQALKDHFGKIDVPWSEVNRLHRGKVNVGLGGGPDVLHAVYGFRVSDGKLEGLENGQVHGRAGDCYVLIAAWDKEGKVHSRSIHQYGSATSRPESPHYADQVPLFIARQTKPVWFDEAAIRANLEREYRPGEEIGGTRETPLKSSM; the protein is encoded by the coding sequence ATGCGTAAACTCCTTATTGCTGTAACCATCATTCTTGTCCTCGCCGCAGGTGTGTACGCGTTTGCGGGGAGCAGCGAACCTTCTCGCGCGGAACTCATTGCGAAAGGTAAGACGTACAGCGTGCATATCCTCAGGGATACGTGGGGCGTGCCGCACGTCTTTGGCAAAACAGACGCGGACACGGCGTATGGGCTAGGGTATGCACATTGCGAAGACGACATGCCCACGATCATGGAGGCGTTGCTGACATCGCGAGGCAAGCTGGCATCGATTAAGGGGAAGGACTCCGCGCCGATTGACTACATGGTGGCGTTGATGCGCGTGTGGCCGACGGTCAACGCGAAGTACGAATCGGATCTTTCACCGGAGACTCGCGCCGTGTGCGAGGCGTATGCGGATGGCGTCAATCATTATGCGGCGCTGCATCCCAGTGAAGTCCCGCGCGGCGTGTTGCCGATTACGGGGAAGGACGTCGTTGCCGGGTTTGTGTTCAAGGCGCCGTTCTTCTTTGGCGTGGAGAAGGCGGTGAAGGAACTGTTCGGCGACACGCGCCGTCACGAAGTTTCAGAGAAGAATCCTGCCCAGGCTGCGCGCTTGTATCTGACTGACGATTTGCCCGTGGGATCCAATACGTTTGCGGTGAGCCCAAAACGCTCCGCGGATGGCAGCACGTTCATCAACATCAATTCGCATCAGCCGTGGGAAGGGCCGGTCGCATGGTATGAAGCGCACCTGCACAGCGAAGAAGGCTGGAACGCAGTCGGCGGTGTGTTTCCGGGCACCCCGGTCGTGTTGCATGGGCACAACGAGAATCTAGGCTGGGCACACACGGTCAATAAACCCGATCTCGTGGACATCTTCGTATTGGAGATGAATCCCGCCAATCCAAACCAGTACAAGTTCGATGGACAGTGGCGCGACTTAGAAGTCGCGAAGGCTCCCATCACAGTGAAGCTCTGGGGGCCGATTTCGTGGACGTTTAAGCGCGAGATTCTCTGGTCTGTGTATGGACCTACGGTGCGTCAGAAGCACGGCGTATATGCGATTCGGTATGCGGGCATGGGCGACATCCGCGCGGTGGAGCAGTGGTACCGGATGGACAAAGCCCGAAACATCGCTGAATGGAAGGACGCCATGCGTATGCAGGCAATTCCGTCGTTCAACTGCGCCTACGCGGACCGCGAAGGCAACATTCTCTACGTGTACAACGCGCGCTTTCCGAAGCGGGCGGAAGGTTACGATTGGCGCAAGTATCTTCCGGGAACCACATCGGATACGTTGTGGACGGAGTACCTGCCGTGGGACGCGGATCCGCGCGTGGAGAATCCTGCGTCAGGCTTTGTGCAGAACTGCAACAGCACGCCGTTTCGCACGACGCTGGATCCTGAGAATCCCAAGCCGGAGGATTATTCGGCAACGCTCGGCATTGAGACGCACATGTCGAACCGGGCATTGCGGGCGTTTGAGTTGTTGAGCGCCGACCCTTCGATCACGGAAGAAGAGTTCTATGCATACAAGTACGACATGGCGTACTCCAAGGACTCTGAAATCGCCAAGATGTGGGAGAAGCTGAAGGCCGCGAAGTCCGATGACGCGCTCACCAATGAGGCACTCGACGTCGTGCGAAAGTGGGACTTGAACACCAACCCCGAGAACACAGCTGCCGCAATTACACTGCTGACCATCAGCCCGGGTTCGGATAATGAAACGCAGAGCGGAGACATTGACGAAGCTCTGGCGCTGTTGAAGGGCAATGCGCAGGCACTGAAAGATCATTTTGGAAAGATCGACGTGCCGTGGAGCGAAGTGAATCGCCTGCACCGCGGCAAGGTCAATGTAGGTCTCGGCGGCGGGCCAGACGTGTTGCACGCGGTGTACGGTTTTCGCGTCAGTGACGGAAAGCTGGAAGGCCTTGAAAACGGCCAAGTTCACGGACGGGCAGGAGACTGTTACGTGTTGATTGCTGCATGGGACAAAGAGGGCAAGGTACACTCACGCAGTATTCACCAGTACGGCAGCGCCACGAGCCGTCCGGAGTCGCCACATTACGCGGATCAAGTGCCGCTGTTCATTGCGCGCCAGACCAAACCCGTGTGGTTTGACGAGGCGGCTATCCGGGCGAACCTGGAGCGAGAGTATCGTCCGGGTGAAGAAATCGGCGGGACACGTGAGACACCATTGAAATCCAGCATGTAA